The following proteins are encoded in a genomic region of Thermococcus henrietii:
- a CDS encoding dephospho-CoA kinase — translation MIVIVTGMPGSGKSKIVKAFEERGFPSVSLGDIVREETLKRGLELTKENVAKVSIRLRQELGQNAVAKLAVEKVRALLGESPLVVIDGVRSLDEVGTFRGAFPEEELIIVAVHTPPKLRFERLKARGRHDDPQSWEDFEERDWKELRFGIGGVIAMADHMLINDGSKEEYEEKVEALVEEIIRGLNRGGA, via the coding sequence ATGATAGTAATAGTCACTGGAATGCCCGGTTCAGGTAAGAGCAAAATCGTCAAGGCCTTTGAGGAGAGGGGATTTCCAAGCGTTTCTCTCGGCGACATCGTCCGCGAGGAGACCCTAAAGCGGGGCCTCGAGCTCACCAAGGAGAACGTTGCCAAGGTCAGCATTCGCCTGAGGCAGGAGCTCGGTCAGAACGCCGTTGCCAAGCTCGCGGTCGAGAAGGTGAGGGCCCTTCTGGGGGAGAGCCCGTTAGTGGTCATAGACGGCGTTCGCTCCCTTGACGAGGTGGGGACCTTCAGGGGAGCCTTTCCGGAGGAAGAACTCATCATCGTCGCTGTCCACACACCGCCGAAGCTCCGCTTCGAGAGGTTGAAGGCCAGGGGAAGGCACGACGACCCCCAGAGTTGGGAGGACTTTGAGGAGAGGGACTGGAAGGAGCTCCGCTTTGGAATCGGTGGCGTTATAGCGATGGCCGACCACATGCTGATAAACGACGGGAGCAAGGAGGAGTACGAGGAGAAGGTAGAGGCCCTCGTCGAGGAAATCATCCGAGGGCTGAATCGAGGAGGAGCATGA
- a CDS encoding ZIP family metal transporter, translated as MLEGFIEGLARYLLKLSGGSPIWVSFYAGLFVALMTSLGAMVALFAKRIPEGGVDFSLSFAAGVMIVASFTSLILPGIESAGFPPVAVGIALGVLLIYAVDRLLPHEHLVKGYEGPKGMKERLRKVWLLVFALIIHNLPEGLAVGTSLVYNLEVGLVTAIAIGIQDFPEGTVVSLPLAVIQKKSLGPVLIGVLSGLAEMVMVILGAVFFTTFSWSLPYGLGLAGGAMLYVTVKEMIPEIYRGEKSETLVTLGFFAGFYVMLLLDSALG; from the coding sequence ATGTTAGAAGGTTTCATCGAGGGGCTCGCGAGGTACCTCCTCAAACTCAGCGGGGGAAGCCCAATCTGGGTGTCCTTCTACGCGGGCCTCTTCGTCGCGCTCATGACGTCGCTCGGAGCCATGGTGGCACTCTTCGCCAAACGGATTCCCGAGGGTGGCGTTGACTTCTCGCTCAGCTTCGCGGCAGGGGTTATGATTGTGGCATCTTTCACCTCGCTCATTCTGCCGGGAATAGAGAGCGCCGGGTTTCCGCCCGTGGCCGTTGGGATAGCCCTCGGCGTCCTGCTGATTTACGCCGTTGACAGGCTTCTGCCCCACGAGCACCTCGTCAAGGGTTATGAGGGGCCGAAGGGAATGAAGGAACGCCTCAGAAAGGTCTGGCTCCTCGTTTTCGCGCTCATAATCCACAACCTGCCCGAGGGGCTGGCGGTTGGAACGTCCCTCGTCTACAACCTCGAAGTCGGCCTCGTTACGGCCATAGCGATAGGCATTCAGGACTTCCCCGAGGGAACCGTCGTCTCGCTCCCGCTCGCGGTCATACAGAAGAAGAGCCTCGGCCCGGTTCTCATTGGAGTGCTGAGCGGTTTAGCTGAGATGGTCATGGTAATCCTCGGGGCGGTCTTCTTTACGACCTTCTCATGGAGCCTGCCCTACGGCCTCGGCCTTGCAGGAGGGGCAATGCTCTACGTCACAGTGAAGGAAATGATTCCAGAGATATACAGGGGAGAGAAGAGCGAGACCCTCGTCACGCTGGGCTTCTTCGCGGGCTTCTACGTCATGCTCCTCCTCGATTCAGCCCTCGGATGA
- a CDS encoding ABC transporter ATP-binding protein has protein sequence MMEPVLKVENLKKHFPVRSLLRTVAWVKAVDGVSFEIQPGETFGLVGESGCGKTTTGRTILRLIEPTDGKITFKGRDVTKLKGKELLWFRRHAQIMFQDPYSSLDPRQTVFNIIMEPVKFHGIEVDDPEEFVIRLLESVGLNEMHLYRYPHEFSGGQRQRIALAKILALQPDFVVLDEPTSALDVSVQANILNTLKDLQRRHGFSYLFISHDLGVVKYMSHKMGVMYLGKLVEVGPAEKIFENPLHPYTQMLLSAIPIPDPELARKKKKMEIKGEPPSPINPPKGCRFHPRCPLAKAGLCDKQEPPMVEVEQDHYVACWLYAKA, from the coding sequence ATGATGGAGCCAGTGCTCAAGGTTGAAAACCTCAAGAAGCACTTCCCTGTTAGGAGCCTCCTTAGGACGGTGGCGTGGGTTAAGGCCGTTGACGGCGTCAGCTTCGAGATTCAGCCCGGAGAAACCTTTGGACTCGTCGGCGAGAGCGGTTGTGGAAAGACCACCACGGGGAGGACAATCCTCAGGCTAATCGAGCCGACCGACGGAAAGATAACCTTCAAGGGCAGGGACGTGACCAAGCTCAAGGGCAAGGAGCTCCTCTGGTTCAGGAGGCACGCCCAGATAATGTTCCAGGACCCCTACTCGTCGCTCGACCCGAGGCAGACGGTCTTCAACATCATAATGGAGCCGGTTAAGTTCCACGGCATCGAGGTTGACGACCCGGAGGAGTTCGTGATAAGGCTACTCGAGAGCGTCGGCCTCAACGAGATGCACCTCTACCGCTACCCCCACGAGTTCAGCGGCGGTCAGAGGCAGAGGATAGCGCTGGCGAAGATACTCGCCCTCCAGCCTGATTTCGTCGTCCTCGACGAGCCGACATCAGCTTTAGACGTTTCGGTGCAGGCGAACATACTCAACACCCTCAAGGACCTCCAGAGAAGGCACGGCTTCTCGTACCTCTTCATAAGCCACGACCTCGGTGTCGTTAAGTACATGAGCCACAAGATGGGCGTTATGTACCTTGGAAAGCTCGTCGAGGTCGGTCCAGCCGAGAAAATCTTCGAGAACCCACTCCATCCTTACACCCAGATGCTTCTCTCGGCCATACCAATTCCCGACCCGGAGCTGGCAAGAAAGAAGAAGAAAATGGAAATCAAAGGCGAGCCGCCGAGTCCGATTAACCCGCCGAAGGGGTGCCGCTTCCACCCGAGGTGTCCCCTCGCGAAGGCAGGGCTCTGTGACAAGCAGGAGCCTCCAATGGTTGAGGTAGAGCAGGACCACTACGTTGCCTGCTGGCTGTACGCAAAGGCTTGA
- a CDS encoding RNA-binding domain-containing protein, translating to MEELFEEVELEAYVYPTESLEKVKRAMLNLVPDLEFEAFDRGDYVILTGKTRSRKALSRLYELFRGQAILDTARSFLEEGYFGEEIIVKVNKQAAYAGVVNFNEESPLGPITIIIRTKNPRKLMKWLAPRTKDGVPIE from the coding sequence ATGGAGGAGCTGTTTGAGGAAGTCGAGCTTGAGGCGTACGTTTACCCGACCGAAAGCCTTGAGAAGGTAAAGAGGGCGATGCTGAACCTCGTGCCCGATTTGGAGTTCGAGGCCTTTGACCGGGGCGATTACGTAATCCTCACCGGGAAGACGAGGAGCAGGAAAGCGCTGAGCAGGCTCTACGAGCTTTTCAGGGGGCAGGCGATACTCGACACCGCGCGCTCCTTCCTCGAGGAGGGCTACTTTGGCGAGGAGATAATAGTCAAGGTGAACAAACAGGCCGCTTACGCTGGAGTTGTGAACTTCAACGAGGAATCCCCGTTGGGCCCCATAACGATAATAATCCGCACGAAGAACCCGAGGAAGCTCATGAAGTGGCTCGCCCCAAGGACCAAGGACGGCGTGCCGATTGAGTGA
- a CDS encoding ABC transporter permease, with product MSDFLVLAKKEIKNLMRDRKLIFGLIIVPLIVYPALGKMMQFGFESAASTTHVAIVNFDDGKYGELLIKALNVTPNVTVTVISAGSVDDALRKALRENQNVLVVIPPNFSESIESDEAAVVQIYGVFKGVGSGMRESVSEGRINAVINVLSEEIAKLKVQELGAKNPDAVLHPIRAESKSYLLGRIVDVPPTVVSQVLASQSYGLPLIVFLMVMITSQMSAGAVASEKENKTLETLLTLPVRRTTIVASKITGTAVMGVIAALAYMIGLKQYMAGFGTQTGVSLSELGLSITPAGMALFGVVVFLTIAFSLSLAMLLAVFAEDVQSANTVVSSVILPLAFPSFVLMFVDISQLPALWKYLLLASPFTHPVVDYRYVIAKDYTALGASIAYLAIVAGATLYVTARVFASEKILTARLGWGRRKGRE from the coding sequence ATGAGCGATTTTCTCGTCCTGGCCAAGAAGGAGATAAAGAACCTGATGCGGGACAGAAAGCTGATTTTCGGCCTCATAATCGTGCCCCTAATCGTCTACCCGGCCCTTGGAAAGATGATGCAGTTCGGATTCGAGAGTGCCGCCAGTACCACCCACGTGGCGATAGTCAACTTCGACGATGGAAAGTACGGCGAGCTGCTGATAAAGGCCCTGAACGTCACCCCCAACGTCACCGTAACGGTCATAAGCGCCGGCTCGGTTGATGATGCCCTGCGGAAGGCGCTCCGGGAGAATCAGAATGTCTTGGTCGTGATTCCCCCCAACTTCAGCGAGAGCATTGAGTCCGATGAGGCCGCTGTGGTCCAGATATACGGGGTTTTCAAGGGTGTCGGCTCGGGGATGAGGGAGAGCGTGAGCGAGGGCAGGATTAACGCCGTGATAAACGTTCTCTCGGAGGAGATAGCGAAGCTCAAGGTTCAGGAACTCGGCGCGAAGAACCCGGACGCGGTTCTGCACCCGATAAGGGCGGAGAGCAAGTCGTACCTCCTTGGCAGAATCGTTGACGTTCCCCCAACGGTTGTCTCGCAGGTCCTGGCTTCCCAATCCTACGGACTGCCCCTCATAGTCTTCCTGATGGTCATGATAACGTCCCAGATGTCGGCGGGGGCTGTGGCGAGTGAAAAGGAGAACAAAACCCTTGAGACGCTCCTGACGCTCCCGGTGAGAAGGACGACGATTGTGGCATCGAAGATAACTGGAACGGCAGTGATGGGCGTCATAGCGGCCTTAGCCTATATGATTGGCCTCAAGCAGTACATGGCGGGGTTCGGGACCCAGACGGGCGTCTCGCTGAGTGAACTCGGCCTCTCGATAACACCAGCCGGCATGGCACTCTTCGGCGTCGTCGTCTTCCTGACGATAGCCTTTTCGCTGAGCCTCGCGATGCTATTGGCTGTCTTCGCCGAGGACGTTCAGAGCGCCAACACGGTGGTCAGCTCGGTCATACTGCCCCTTGCCTTCCCCTCGTTCGTCCTGATGTTCGTTGATATTAGCCAGCTCCCGGCCCTCTGGAAGTACCTGCTCCTCGCCAGCCCCTTCACTCACCCTGTCGTGGACTACCGCTACGTGATAGCGAAGGACTACACGGCCCTCGGTGCGAGCATAGCTTACCTCGCCATCGTCGCCGGTGCAACGCTCTACGTAACCGCAAGGGTCTTCGCCAGCGAGAAAATCCTGACCGCAAGGCTCGGATGGGGAAGGCGGAAGGGGAGAGAGTGA